AATATGGTTAAAGAATATTTTGAAAGATGGACAGGTAGGAACTTTAAATTAAGAGATATAATTATTGAAAATAATATTCCCATTAAAAAAACAACTTTTAAAAAAAATATAGAGCAGAGCAGTATTATATATATATTTACATTTCATAATTTGGATAAGAGGCTAGAGTTAGCTCTTAAAATACTTAACAATAAATTTGGTGAAAGTGCAAATTCAATTCTCTTTAGAGAGTTAAGAGAAAAACGAGGATTAGCTTATGATGTTTATTCCGAATTAGATACTAGTAGTTTTGTTAAAAGTTTATATATATATACTGCAGTAGGAAAAGAAAATATAGAAAAAACTATAAATTGTATAGATAATTGTATAGAAAAGATTAAAAATGAAGAGATTTTATTTGATATTGAATCTATAAATTTGATGAAAAAAATATTAAAAACAGCTATTATTCTAACTTTAGAGGATACTTCTGAATTGTGCAATTATGCACTGCATCAGATGATAGAAAATGAAGATATATATAGTTTTTTATCAGATATGAATAATTTAAAAAATATAAAAAAAGAAGAGATATATGAAGCTGCTAGAGAGGTTTTAAAAGATCCTACCATTCACATATTATTGCCAAAAGAGAGTGATATATTTGAATAAAATAACAAAAATAGAAGTGCAGAAGAAAAGAAAAGATAGAGTTAATATATATGTAAATAATGAATATAGATTTTCCTGCAGCAGTGAATTAGTTTTTTTACATTCTTTAAAAAGTGGGATGAGTATAGATGTTGATTATATAGAGAAAATAGTAGAGGAAGAAAATTATATAAAATGCAAGAATGATGCCCTTAAAGCTATAGAAAAAAGCTATAAAACTGAAAGAGAAATATCTGTAAAACTTCTCCAAAAAGATCATAGTGAAAAAAATATAAACAGAGCTATAAAATTTTTAAAGCAGTACAATTTTATTGATGATTGTAAATATGCAGATTTGTATATAAAGGAAAAGATTAAGAAACAGGGAAAAAAGAAAATAAAATATGAATTATTGAAAAAAGGTATTGAAGAAAATATTATAGATGATAAGCTTAATAATGTTAGTTATGAGTACGAAGTGTCTATTATAAATGAATTAGCTAGAAAGAAGTATAATATATTTATGAAAAGTGAGAACAATTCTTTTAAGATATATAGTAAATTATTTAATTACCTTTCTAGATTGGGATATAGCAGTAATATAATAAAAGATACTTTGAAAAAAATTATTGGAGATATAACTGAAGATAATAATTTTATAGGAAATATGAAGATAACTCATGAGAAAAATTATGAAGAACTTCATAGGATTGCAGAGAAAAAATATAATTTAGTGATAAAGAATGAGAGTAATTCTATGAAGGTATACGCTAAGCTCTGGAGATTTTTAATATCCAAAGGTTATAGTAGTGAAGATGTAAAACAAGAGTTAAAAAACTTAATGGAATAGATAGAGTGTAGTATATTATAGGATGAAGAAATAGAATACAATAAGATTTTTAAATATATTTTAGAGGTGATTTTGTGAAGATCAATCCTGTAACTTTAATTATAATAATTAGCTTTTTTTATCCAATATTAAAAGGGCTTTTAGTTGGGTTTTCATCTTATAGTGCTAAAAGGGATTTAGAAAATGTTATTGGAAGTGTATCATTTATACTTGCTATATATGTGGGTATTAAATATATAAGAAATATATTTATAGGAAATGAAAATAGTATATTTAATAAGATAATTAGCCATTTACCAGATAATATGGCCTATTATTTTCAAAGTAAACCTATAGTAATATATCTAATTGTTATTCCTTTAGCAGTATATATAATCTATAAGATTATATATACAATATTATTATTTATAAGCAATATTACTCTATATCATTTAATTGATGGAATTGAGAAGCTAGTTAAAAATAAAAATTATGTGTTTAGAAAAATAATGGGGGCAGTAGTTCAGATACCTAGAGCGGTATGCTATATTCTAGTGGTGCTATTGGCACTGAATTTTGCATCGATATTTACTACTAACAGTGATTTTAATAGGTATCTGAGTAATTCAAATATCTACAGGTATTTATGTCAGCAATTTGTAATACCTGTTACTAATTCTAGTGTTGCCAAAAAACTTCCGCAAATAATTGATGATTCTGTAAGTATTGTAGTTAAACAAAATAATTTAGAAAAACTTCCTAATGGAAAAATAAATGATACTTCACCTGGCAGAACTATTGTATATTATAATGGAGTTACTTTAGATGAAGGTATAAAATCAAATCAGCAGATAAATAATTTTGCAAAAAATTTAACTGCTGGTGAAACAGATACTATAAGTAAATCAAAGAAATTATACGATTGGATAGGTAGAAATATAGATTATGATTATAATAAAGCCAATTTAGTCTTAAATAATAATTTTAATGTACAGTCAGGTGCTATACCAACTTTTGAATCCAGAAAGGGGATTTGTTTTGACTATGCCTGCTTATATGTGGCTATGGCTAGAGCAAATAATATTAAAGTAAGACTTGTTACAGGTGATGGATTTAATGGAGTAAGCTGGGTAAGTCATGCTTGGAATATGGTTTATATACCTGAAACAGGCAAATGGATTAATGTAGATACTACCTTTTCTAAGGGAGGAAACTACTTTAATAGTAGAATTTTTGATTTAGATCATAAAAATGCAAAGATCATTGGTGAATGGTAAAAAAAGAAAGATTTCCGCTATGCGGCAATCTTTCTTTTTTTCATATTGTATCTTTTTTATAGGATTTTATGATCATATTAATAGCTTTCTCACAATCTTTATCATCATTATTTAATGACCAGGCTTTATTAAAATAGATTAAAGCCTTTCTTTTATCTTTCAGCATAGTATAGCAGTAAGCTAAATTAAAAAAATATCTACTATCATGTTTTAGAATTAAAGCTTTTTTTAATAGAGGTATTGCTTTTTTATAGGATTTAAGTTTTATTAAGCAAACAGCCCAATTATAGAAAGAAGCGGCTTCATTTTGTTTAACTTCCACAGATTTTTGATATAGACTTAGTGCATTTATGTAATCTTTTCTATTATAGAAATTATTTGCTTCTTTAAAGTAGTTCATGTTTAACTCCTCCTCATCTAATCCGTTTGAAGCAAGTTCTTAATTCAGGTTAAAATATCTACTTAAATTTATATCCATAATATACAAGAAATATTCTCTATAATTTATTTTTTAACTTAATTATCAAAAAAATCTAATAATTAACATATAAATATGATTATATAGATAATATAAATCTATTAGATTTTCAAAGCAAAATCTGATATACTATAAATAAAGTTACAATATATTGTAGTTATTATTTAATAAAAACCAATATATTGTGGATGAAAGTATATTATATGGATTCCTTGCTATAATTTATAGTAATTAAAATTTATTTAATATTAAAGATTTTATGCTATAATAATCATTAGTCTTAACAATTATCTGTTATATGTGTATTGATAATTAGTACTTGCTTTAGATGATTTAATTGTTAATAGGCCCAATAGAGGGGTAATACTATACTATGAAATGGGAAGGTAATTATGAAAGAAATATTGCATTTAGGTTTAGATGTAGGTTCTACTACAGTTAAATTAGTTGTTTTAAATAATAATGGTAAAATACTTTATAGTAAATATGAAAGGCATTTTTCAGATATAAAAAACACTATAGTAAAACTTTTGGATGAAGCCTATAGCATATATAAAGATGTTGAAATTACAATTATGGTAACAGGATCAGGTGGCTTGTCAGTATCAAAATGGCTTGATATAACATTTATACAGGAAGTAATTTCATGTACAAATGCCATAGAAAAGTTAATTCCTGAGACAGATGTAGCTATAGAGCTTGGAGGAGAAGATGCCAAGATAACATATTTTGTCGGAAGTATAGATCAAAGAATGAATGGAACCTGCGCAGGGGGAACAGGAGCTTTTATTGACCAAATGGCTACATTATTAAAAACTGATGCTAAAGGTTTAAATGAATTGGCTTCTAAATATAAAAATATATATCCTATAGCAGCACGATGCGGAGTGTTTGCAAAAACTGATGTGCAGCCATTGCTTAATGAAGGTGCTGCTAAAGAGGATATTGCAGCATCTATATTTCAGGCTGTGGTAAATCAGACTATAGGTGGTCTTGCTTGCGGAAAACCAATTAAAGGTAATATTGCTTTCCTGGGAGGGCCTTTGTACTTTCTTTCAGAGCTTAGAAAAAGATTTATTGAAACTTTAAAGCTTAGAGAAGATGAAATAATATTTCCTGAAAATTCACAGCTTTTTGTAGCTTTAGGTGCAGCTTTAGCTTCAGAAAAAGAAAAAACTTTAAAATTTAATATTCTTAAAGACAAACTGTCTGTATTAAAGGATGATTCAGTAAATGAAATTGACAGATTAAGACCTTTATTTTTAGATGATAGAGAACTTAATGAATTTAGGAAAAGACATGAGGGACACAATATAAAGAGAAGAGAGTTAAGTAACTATAGCGGAAATTGTTTCTTGGGAATTGATGCAGGATCAACTACTACAAAAGCAGCTCTTATTTCAGAAAAGGGTGAACTTTTATATTCTTTTTATGGAAGCAATGAAGGGAGCCCCCTTAAGCTTACTGTAAAAATATTAAAAGATATATATTCAAAGATGCCTGAATCTGCCAAAATAGTTAATTCCGCTGTTACAGGTTATGGTGAAGGATTAATAAAGGCAGCTTTACAGGTGGATATTGGTGAGGTTGAAACAGTTGCCCACTATAAAGCTTCTGAATTTTTCTTACCCGGGGTAGATTTTATACTGGATATAGGTGGACAGGATATGAAATGTCTTAGGGTAAAGGATGGGGTAATAAACAGTATATTACTTAATGAAGCTTGTTCATCTGGCTGTGGATCTTTTATTGAAACCTTTGCAAAATCTCTCAATATGGATGTTAAAGATTTTGCAGCAGCAGCCCTTAAGGCTGAAAATCCCGTAGACCTTGGATCAAGGTGTACAGTATTTATGAATTCTAAGGTTAAACAATCACAAAAAGAAGGGGCAAAAGTAGGAGATATTTCAGCAGGACTTTCCTATTCAGTGATAAAAAATGCTCTTTTAAAAGTTATTAAGATAAGAAATCCTAAAGATTTAGGAGAAAAGATAATTGTACAAGGTGGTACTTTTTATAATGATGCAGTGCTTAGAAGTTTTGAACTTATATCTGAGAGAGAGGCTGTAAGACCAGATATTGCTGGACTTATGGGGGCTTTTGGATGTGCCATCATTGCAAAAGAAAGATATGAAGAAGATTATATTTCTACTTTGCTAAGCTTAGACAAAATCGATAATTTTAATAGTGATGTAGACATGAGAAGATGCGGACTTTGTGGAAATAACTGCATGTTAACTATAAATAAATTTTCAGATGGAAGACAGTATATAACTGGTAACAGATGTGAAAGAGGTGCCGGCCACGCTGAAAAGAGGACAGATATACCTGATTTATATGATTATAAATATAGGAAAACCTTTGGTTATAAATCTCTGACTAAAGAAGAAGCTAAAAGAGGAGTAGTTGGTATTCCAAGGGTATTAAATATCTATGAGAATTATCCGTTTTGGCATACTTTTTTCACTAATTTGGGATTTAGAGTAGAATTATCACCACGATCATCAAAGAATATCTACGAAATGGGTATAGATACTATACCATCAGAATCAGTTTGCTATCCAGCTAAGCTTACACATGGACATATAATCAGCCTTATAAATAAGGGAATAAAATTTATATTTTATCCATGTCTTCCTTATGAGCAGAAGGAGCAGCCAGAAGCTGATAATCATTATAATTGCCCTATAGTTACTTCTTATGCAGAAGTACTTAAAAACAATATAGATATACTTAGAGGTGGAGATATATTATTTAAAAATCCATTTTTACCTTTTGATAATATGAATAGATTAAAAAAGAGACTTTATGAAGAATTGATAGAATTTAATATATCAAAAATTGAAATAAATAAAGCTGTGGATGCAGCTAATAGTGAATTCTTAAAATATAAAGAGGACATAAAAAATAAGGGTAATGAAGTGCTTCAATATTTACAGGACACAGGGATAAAGGGTGTAGTTCTAGGGGGAAGACCTTATCATATAGATCCTGAAATTAACCATGGTATTCCAAATCTTATAACAAGTTATGGTATGGCAGTACTTACAGAGGATGCTATAGCACATCTTGGAAAAGTGGAGAGACCTTTAAGAGTAGTTGATCAATGGGTATATCATTCTAGACTATATGCTTCTGCAAGTTTTGTGGCAAAGCAGAGCAATCTTGAATTAATTCAGCTTAATTCCTTTGGATGCGGTCTTGATGCAGTAACTACAGATCAAGTGGAAGAAATATTGGAAGAATACAAAAAAATATATACAACTATAAAAATAGATGAGGGAAATAATTTAGGTGCAGTGAGGATAAGAATTCGTTCTTTAAAAGCTGCAATGGAGGAAAGAAGTAAAAATGGAATAAATCCAGAATGTATTGGAGAGGTTCAGAAAAAAGTCTTATTTACAGAAGAAATGAAGGATACTCATACAATACTTTGTCCTCAAATGTCACCTATCCATTTTCAATTTTTAGAAGCTGCAATGAATGCATCAGGATATAATATGGTTATGTTGTCTGATGGAGATAAAAAAGTAGTAGATGAAGGATTAAAATATGTTAATAATGATGCCTGCTATCCATCTATAATTGTGGTTGGACAGATAATAGCAGCATTGAAATCTGGAAAATATGATTTAAGTAAAACTTCTGCACTAATTTCACAAACAGGTGGAGGCTGCAGAGCTACAAATTATATTGGATTTATTAGAAAGGCACTTAAAGATGCAGGATATGCAAACATACCAGTTATAGCTGTAAGTGCACAGGGACTTGAATCTAATCCTGGATTTAAGTATTCTCTATCCATGTTAAATAAATGTGCCATAGCTCTTGTATATGGAGATTTACTCATGAGGGTATTATATAGAGTAAGACCTTATGAAAAAATCAAAGGTTCTGCAAATGAGCTATATAATAAATGGGTGAAAAAATGCAAGGAATCAACTAGATCTGGAAATCATAGAATATTTAAAAACAATATAAGAAATATAGTTAAAGATTTTGATAACTTAGAAATAGAGGATGTTAGAAAGCCTAAGGTTGGACTTGTAGGAGAAATACTTGTTAAATTTTTACCTGGTGCAAATAATAATATAGTTGATATTGTTGAGGGTGAAGGTGGAGAAGCTGTAATGCCGGATTTGATAGATTTTTTATTATATTGTGCTTATGATGAGAACTATAAATACAGGTATTTATCAGGTACAAGAAAAGCCAAGCTTATAGGAAATGTAGTAATAAATGCTATTGAATTTTATAGAAAAGAGATGAAAAAAGTCTTAAGAAATAGTAAAAGATTTGAGCCGCCAAAGTCTATAAGTGAACTTGCCGCAGGTGTTAATGGTATTGTATCTATTGGTAACCAAACTGGAGAAGGTTGGTTTTTAACAGCTGAAATGGTAGAGCTTATAGAAAGTGGTACAGAAAATATTGTGTGTATGCAGCCTTTTGCCTGCCTTCCAAATCATGTAACAGGAAAGGGCATGATTAAAGAACTTAAAAAGAGATATGCTTATGCCAATATAGCGGCTATTGATTATGATCCTGGTGCCAGTGAAGTAAATCAGTTAAATAGAATTAAATTGATGTTGTCTACAGCTTTTAAAAATATGGAGAAAAAGTATGAGTTTGATAAGATGACAGAAATAGTAGAGATAAAAAAACATCATTCTGAGAATAGACCTATTAAGGCTTAATAAATATGGACCATAAGAGAATATATTCTCTTATGGTCCATATTTATTCACAATTATACTAACTTTGTCCATTTATTATATAAAACTTTGTTGTATTTTTTTAATTCATCTAGAAATAATTCTAAAGTATTGAGATCTTTTAAAGATTTTAATATTCTAATTAAACTATTTTCTTTGAAATCACTATTAACTATGTCAATTAGTATAACATCATTATTCTTTTTTATAAAAATATCTTTAAGTTTTATATTTAAATGTAAAAGATTGTTTATAGACAATTTTTCTAAAAATTTTATCAAATGTAAAGCAATTTGATGATTAAATCTATTTTCATTTATATATTTTACTATGCTTATTCCTTCAATATATTCTCTTATTGTATAATGACCACAGAAATTATATATTTTGGGAAAAAAATTACATGCAGGAGACCCTTTTACTAGATTATATTCTTTTCTGCATTCTGAAGGATCTTTATAAATTTTTGCTACTCTA
This genomic window from Clostridium pasteurianum DSM 525 = ATCC 6013 contains:
- a CDS encoding M16 family metallopeptidase, whose product is MDKDIIDYKETKFINGLRIITIKKSTNLFSIHAGIKIGSIYEEKNKKGISHFVEHMLFKGTKSRSNEELNNELESIGGEYNAYTDYNCTVVHVSGLIEEMKKALSLIEDMLVNCNFPEKEIEREKKVILAEIKTSVDDVEDYSFKKAHEIAYKNSPIKYETIGNENTVKNFSRKDICGFYNKYYVPNNCYISIVSSMEHDDIINMVKEYFERWTGRNFKLRDIIIENNIPIKKTTFKKNIEQSSIIYIFTFHNLDKRLELALKILNNKFGESANSILFRELREKRGLAYDVYSELDTSSFVKSLYIYTAVGKENIEKTINCIDNCIEKIKNEEILFDIESINLMKKILKTAIILTLEDTSELCNYALHQMIENEDIYSFLSDMNNLKNIKKEEIYEAAREVLKDPTIHILLPKESDIFE
- a CDS encoding tetratricopeptide repeat protein; translation: MNYFKEANNFYNRKDYINALSLYQKSVEVKQNEAASFYNWAVCLIKLKSYKKAIPLLKKALILKHDSRYFFNLAYCYTMLKDKRKALIYFNKAWSLNNDDKDCEKAINMIIKSYKKDTI
- the recX gene encoding recombination regulator RecX; its protein translation is MIYLNKITKIEVQKKRKDRVNIYVNNEYRFSCSSELVFLHSLKSGMSIDVDYIEKIVEEENYIKCKNDALKAIEKSYKTEREISVKLLQKDHSEKNINRAIKFLKQYNFIDDCKYADLYIKEKIKKQGKKKIKYELLKKGIEENIIDDKLNNVSYEYEVSIINELARKKYNIFMKSENNSFKIYSKLFNYLSRLGYSSNIIKDTLKKIIGDITEDNNFIGNMKITHEKNYEELHRIAEKKYNLVIKNESNSMKVYAKLWRFLISKGYSSEDVKQELKNLME
- a CDS encoding transglutaminase-like domain-containing protein yields the protein MKINPVTLIIIISFFYPILKGLLVGFSSYSAKRDLENVIGSVSFILAIYVGIKYIRNIFIGNENSIFNKIISHLPDNMAYYFQSKPIVIYLIVIPLAVYIIYKIIYTILLFISNITLYHLIDGIEKLVKNKNYVFRKIMGAVVQIPRAVCYILVVLLALNFASIFTTNSDFNRYLSNSNIYRYLCQQFVIPVTNSSVAKKLPQIIDDSVSIVVKQNNLEKLPNGKINDTSPGRTIVYYNGVTLDEGIKSNQQINNFAKNLTAGETDTISKSKKLYDWIGRNIDYDYNKANLVLNNNFNVQSGAIPTFESRKGICFDYACLYVAMARANNIKVRLVTGDGFNGVSWVSHAWNMVYIPETGKWINVDTTFSKGGNYFNSRIFDLDHKNAKIIGEW
- a CDS encoding 2-hydroxyacyl-CoA dehydratase; translation: MKEILHLGLDVGSTTVKLVVLNNNGKILYSKYERHFSDIKNTIVKLLDEAYSIYKDVEITIMVTGSGGLSVSKWLDITFIQEVISCTNAIEKLIPETDVAIELGGEDAKITYFVGSIDQRMNGTCAGGTGAFIDQMATLLKTDAKGLNELASKYKNIYPIAARCGVFAKTDVQPLLNEGAAKEDIAASIFQAVVNQTIGGLACGKPIKGNIAFLGGPLYFLSELRKRFIETLKLREDEIIFPENSQLFVALGAALASEKEKTLKFNILKDKLSVLKDDSVNEIDRLRPLFLDDRELNEFRKRHEGHNIKRRELSNYSGNCFLGIDAGSTTTKAALISEKGELLYSFYGSNEGSPLKLTVKILKDIYSKMPESAKIVNSAVTGYGEGLIKAALQVDIGEVETVAHYKASEFFLPGVDFILDIGGQDMKCLRVKDGVINSILLNEACSSGCGSFIETFAKSLNMDVKDFAAAALKAENPVDLGSRCTVFMNSKVKQSQKEGAKVGDISAGLSYSVIKNALLKVIKIRNPKDLGEKIIVQGGTFYNDAVLRSFELISEREAVRPDIAGLMGAFGCAIIAKERYEEDYISTLLSLDKIDNFNSDVDMRRCGLCGNNCMLTINKFSDGRQYITGNRCERGAGHAEKRTDIPDLYDYKYRKTFGYKSLTKEEAKRGVVGIPRVLNIYENYPFWHTFFTNLGFRVELSPRSSKNIYEMGIDTIPSESVCYPAKLTHGHIISLINKGIKFIFYPCLPYEQKEQPEADNHYNCPIVTSYAEVLKNNIDILRGGDILFKNPFLPFDNMNRLKKRLYEELIEFNISKIEINKAVDAANSEFLKYKEDIKNKGNEVLQYLQDTGIKGVVLGGRPYHIDPEINHGIPNLITSYGMAVLTEDAIAHLGKVERPLRVVDQWVYHSRLYASASFVAKQSNLELIQLNSFGCGLDAVTTDQVEEILEEYKKIYTTIKIDEGNNLGAVRIRIRSLKAAMEERSKNGINPECIGEVQKKVLFTEEMKDTHTILCPQMSPIHFQFLEAAMNASGYNMVMLSDGDKKVVDEGLKYVNNDACYPSIIVVGQIIAALKSGKYDLSKTSALISQTGGGCRATNYIGFIRKALKDAGYANIPVIAVSAQGLESNPGFKYSLSMLNKCAIALVYGDLLMRVLYRVRPYEKIKGSANELYNKWVKKCKESTRSGNHRIFKNNIRNIVKDFDNLEIEDVRKPKVGLVGEILVKFLPGANNNIVDIVEGEGGEAVMPDLIDFLLYCAYDENYKYRYLSGTRKAKLIGNVVINAIEFYRKEMKKVLRNSKRFEPPKSISELAAGVNGIVSIGNQTGEGWFLTAEMVELIESGTENIVCMQPFACLPNHVTGKGMIKELKKRYAYANIAAIDYDPGASEVNQLNRIKLMLSTAFKNMEKKYEFDKMTEIVEIKKHHSENRPIKA
- a CDS encoding serine/threonine protein kinase, producing MRKKRGLQKDNKSIILRLDECKYIGGNYNASIYLMKNNRVAKIYKDPSECRKEYNLVKGSPACNFFPKIYNFCGHYTIREYIEGISIVKYINENRFNHQIALHLIKFLEKLSINNLLHLNIKLKDIFIKKNNDVILIDIVNSDFKENSLIRILKSLKDLNTLELFLDELKKYNKVLYNKWTKLV